TTGCAGGCCACATTGGGCTCGGCCTGTTCGACGTCCGGGTCCACCCAGAGTTCCTCCAGCACCGCGCGCAGGTCTGCCTCCGAATCCAACTGGTAGACCTGGGCGCCACTGCGGAGCCGCTTCTTGAAGGTCCCCCGTGAGGGCTTCTTGTGGACGGCTCCGGCCACGAAGCGGACAATCAGTTCACGCGCTCCCAGGGTGGCCAGGCCATAGCCCCGGACGCGACTCGCCGGCTCATCGGCCCCCGGGGCCTGCAGCCCTGTGGCTTCAGGCTCCAGAAAAAAACCAGGCGCCAGGATAGGCACGGGGAGCACCGCGCATCCGGTCAACGCAATCGCGGCGGCGAGCAAGGCCTTACGAAGCAAGGGCAGCTTCCTCCGCAGGGCAGGGTTCCGGGTAACCGCTGCGTGGTGGAGCGAGTCTTGTGATCCGTGTACCCTGCTTGTTGGCTTTCGACGCAAAGGCGATGGCGGAAGGCGAGCAGCCATCGTGGGGCGGAAGGGAGCGCCCGGCGCTGCTCAAAGATTAAGTCGCAGCCTGTACGCGATCGGCCGCCTTGTCGGTCAGACTCCTGCAGATGACGGCGTTTTCAGCGATCAGGGCGGGCGTAACTTTAAATTCTCGTTTCATTGCGCATAAACCAGCCTGAAACGGCTATAACATGGTTGTAGGCTTGTCGCGTCTGGGGACGCGTGGGGGAGGGCAATCAGGCTATGACGATGTCGCAAATGGGAGGCGATTCCCAGAACACGATGCCGGTCGCGATCAACGCGGGCCTGACAGCCCGGCAAATCGCGTCACTGACGCCCGCCGATCCCAACGCAGCCAAATTCTCGATGGATGCTTTCAAGCGCACCCTGGGCAATCCGGGGGGGCTGCTCGACGGGAGCGTGAAAAATTTGCCCCTGTCCGAGGCGCTCGCCCAGCAGAGCGTGGTGACCCGGTTTGCGGCCAAGATTCCCTTCGTTCGTCGCTTTTTGGGCCCCGACTTCATCCTCAATGAGGCGATCGGCCGGCTTGGCAAGGATGCGCTGGGCGGCCTGAGCAAGCCTCAGGTGACCCAGATCGCCCTGGAAGGTGGCGATGTGGCCGGCAAGCTGGCCAAGGCGGGCCTCTCCCGCGAGGTGGCCGAGGAGATCGGCAAGAAGAGTGCGGAGCGCCTGTCCGCGCTGGGTGGGCAAGCCGCTGGCGCCGTCGGGCGCCAGATGGTCAACCAGCTCGATGAGATCGCCAAGGAAGCGGTCGGCATGACCATGAAGAAGGGGTTTCAGGGGGCCTCTCAGGAGGCGGTCAAGAAGGCCCTGGCGAGTCCTGACGCCTACGAGGCCCTGAAAGCACTGGGATTCTATGCCAAGGATGCCAAGGTGCTGGTGACCAAGGCGGCAGGTCGCTCGGCGGAGGTGGCCACCCGCGCGGCGACCGGTGAGGCGGCGCGTGTGGCAGGCCAAACGGCCGCCTCTGAGGCTGCTGAGGGTGGAATCAAGGGCTTCTTCGGCAAGCTGCTCAGCGGCGCCAAGGGGAACTTTGTCGTGGCTGGTGCCTTTTCGCTGGCCAGCAATGCCATTCAACTGGCGCAGGGCAAGATGTCAGTGCCTCAGTTCATCGGCCTGACGGCGCTGGACACGGCAGCCTACGGGGCGATCGGTTGGGGCTCGGCGGCGGCCGGCGCGGCGATTGGCACGGCGCTGTTCCCCGGCGTCGGGTCGCTGGCTGGCTTTGTGATCGGCTTGGGCATCGGCTTCGTGGGGGGCGCGCTATACGAAAAAGTGCTCCGGGACCCGGTCAAGGGCCTGTTGGGAGGGGGAAACCCTCAGCCAGCTTACGACCCCAGCCGTTCCTCCGATACGGCTCGATCGGCCAGCGAGCCGAACCGCGGCCCTCAGACTCCGGCGACCCCTCGCGGCAACGCGGGGCTGGTGCAGCCTTCCGGCTCGGACCTGACCTACGATGAAGCGTTGCGGCAAATCGAACAGTTCAAGACCAGCCAGTGAGTAAGCTGCACCTGGGATCTTAGGGACGGGTGGCAGAGGCGGCCGTGGCCAGCAAGCGTTCCTGCACGGCGCGTGCCAGCTGGTGAAATGCGACTGCTTGAGGACTGGTGGGAGCGGCCACCACCACCGGGCAGCCTGCGTCGCCACTTGCCCGGATCACGGGGTCGAGCGGGATCTCGCCCAGCAGGGCGACGCCGGCGTGTTCTGCCACCGTCCGCCCGCCCCCACGGGTGAAGATGTCGGTCTCTGAGCCACAGTGCTCGCAGACGAAGTGACTCATGTTCTCCACCACGCCCAGAATCGGGGTGTGCGCGGCTTCGAGCATTCGCAGCGTTTTCGTTCCGATCGCGGCCGCGATCGGTTGCGGCGTCAGCACAATCACGGCACCATTGACCGGCACCAACTGGACCAGCGAGAGCGGCACATCCCCCGTGCCGGGGGGAAGATCCACCACCAGGTGGTCCAGTTCGCCCCAGTCCACGTCCTGGAAAAATTGCCGCATGGCGCCCGCCAGCATCGGTCCGCGCCAGACCACCGGCTCGTCCGGGTCCGGCAGCAGGAAGCCCATCGACATGACCTTGAGGCCAAACGCTTCGATCGGCACGAGCTTGTCGTTGCGCACCGTTGGTTTCTGTTCCGGGACCCCCAGCAGGTAGGGCACGCTCGGTCCGTAGATGTCTGCGTCGAGCACTCCGACCCGGGCACCGGTGGCCGCCAGGGCCAACGCCAGGTTGACCGTCACCGTGGATTTTCCGACGCCCCCTTTGCCGGAGCCCACCGCAATCACGGTCTTGACGCCGGGTGGCAGAGCGGCCGGCCCGCCCGGAGGCGCGCCCTTGCCGGCAGGGCGCGCGCTGGTTGCCGGCTTTTCCGGGGTGACGAGCCAGTGGATCGCCACGTCGTTGACCCCCTCAATGGCGCGAACCGCCTGTTTCAGGGGCGCGTCGAGGCGACCTTGGAGGGCCGTGGCGCCGGGCTTGATCGTCACCGTGAAGGTCACGATTCCGTGCATGATTTTCAGGTCTTGCACCATGCCGAGGGACACCAAGTCGTGTCCAAGGTCGGGCACTTCGATGTCTCGCAAAAGGGCCAGAATGTCTTCAACGGTCGGCATCACAACGTCTCGAAAGGTGGGGGGAATCGCCGATTATCCCCTTTGTCGTCGGGAGCTGTCCATCGGCCGCTCTCAATAGGTTCTGGCTGCGCTCGGATGGCCTGCCCCTGGCGCAGGGCGATCGGACACGGCGACCAATGAACCTTGGTGGCCTTGGTGTGGGGGGAGGCCCCCTTGGCGTGGTTCGATCGCCCCTCGAACGCGCCAGATCGTTTCTCCTGACAAGGCGCGATGGAAGGAGGCGTCGTGAGATACCTGCGCTGGTCAGCGGGCGTGATGTTAGGGGGGCTGCTCGCCTGTGGAACCGCATTCCAGGAACCCCCTGCTCCGGGACAAGGGGGCACGGCCCTGCCGCCGCCACCGCGCAACGCGGGGGCAGCGGCCGAGGCGGACTGGCCTTTGCGGGGCGCCTTCTCGGAGAGCGGGGGGGACCTTTCGGTCGATGCGAACAGTGCCTCGTCCACGCTGGAAAACGGGAGCTCAGCAGGGGGCTCTGCCGACCCTCTGCCGGCTGCTCTGCCGTCGGATGAGGCGGCCAGCGCGGGGGGAGGGAGTTCCTCTGGCGGCGGAGTTGTGGGCGCCTCCCAGGAAGCGTCAGCTGGGGCCGGGAGCCTGGCCACTCCCACGCCTCGCCCGAGTGTTACCGGCACGCCCTCGTCCAGCGCCACCTCCACGCCAGGCGCCAGTTCTCCCTCTCCGTCTCCTTCCAGTCCCACACCCACGCCGTCTGCCAGCCCCTCTCCCACCCCGCGTCCCAGCGCCTCCGCAACCATCACGCCCAGTCCTTCGCCCACCCCCTCCCCTTCACCCACCCCAACGGCCAGTGCCACCGCAACGCCCACGCCGGCCGTGACCGTCTCGCCGCTGGCCGTACGGGGACGGATTCTGCTCGGTGGGCGCGCACCTGGGAACCCGGTCTTGCTGACCTTGATTCGCACTCCGGAATGGCTCGAGCGCCGCATCCAAACCGATGCACAGGGTTACTTCGGGGTCGACAATCTGGAACCAGGCAGCTACGCGGCTTACTACTACAACGATTCGCAACGGGATCGGATCGGGTACTGGCGCAGTCGCGCCTTGCCCGTTGATGCGTCCCGCGGTGCGGTGTTCCCGACCATCGATCTGGCCCAGGTTGGCCTGCAGAACACCCCCGCCATGGACGCTCGGATGACCCTGCCGGTGAACTTCAGCTGGCAACTGCCCACGCAGCCCGTCGAAAGCCTGCGCTTCCGCGTCCATTCCAACGGGGGACGCAGCTTTCGCCTGATCTTCCAGAGCGCAGAGTTGCCTGCTGGAACCACGGGCTACACCTGGGACGGCGCGGGAGCGCTGGAGTCACTGCAGCCCGGTCAGCGCTATTTCTGGGGACACGTCTGGGACGCTGGGGCTGCCGGTGAGGGTGGCAACCTGTTCCAGGCCATTTACCTGGGTCGCCCCTGATGGCGGCATCCCGACCGGGCCGGCCCAGGGAAGCGCCTCGCCTTGCGCGAGCCCCTGAGCAACGTTTCACGGTTTGCTGCGCGAGCTGAAATGAGGAGCCTATGCATCGATTCTTTGCAGGATGTCTGACGGGTGTGCTGGTCTTGGTGGCCGGCTGTCGGAGCGCCGCGGTGCTGCCCACGCCGCCCGCGGCCCGTCTGGCGATCGCCCCGGAGGCCAGCGCTTCGGAAACGCGCTGGGAAACTCGCTTCGAGGTGGACCCGCTGCACGGGGCGGCGTTCGAGCAGGGCCAGCCCCTGGTGGGCGCGCCTCCTGGCGCCCCGCCCCTGATCGCGCCGCTCGACGTCAGCCACGATCTCCCATCGGGGAAAACCAGGGTCACCTGGCAACTGACCCATGCGGCCAGCAGGCCGGGCCACTTGCAAGTCTCGCTGAGCGCCGAGGGACTGCCTGGGGGCGGGCAGGTGGCCTGGCGGCTGCTACCTGGTGAATCGCGCGAGCTCGTCGGGGAGTTCGAGAACCCCGGCGCGGGTGGCTTTCAGGTTCGCATGAAGCTCACGGTCGGCTGGCCCGCTACAGCGCCCCAAGCGCGGTATGCGGTGCGCCAGACCTCCGCCTGGCGGGCCAGCGCCAGCGGAAGCTATGGCGCCCTGGTGCCCGCTCGAAGCATCGATGGGGATGCGGCCACGCAGTGGGCGCACGATGGCTACCGGGCCCCCTCAGCCTGGCTGGCGATCGACCTCGGCCAGCGCATCGCATTGCCTGGCCTGCGGCTCAAGATACCTCCCTTCACGGGGGCTGCAACGTATCGCATCGAGACGTCCGATGATGCCCAGAGCTGGCAAACGGTCGTTTCCGGCTTGCGCAACCTGACTTGGCAATCGGAAAGCCGGGCATTTCCGTCCGGGACGTGGGCACGCCACGTGCGGTTGGTCTTCACCAACGATGTCGCGGCCCCTGAAAACCGCTTCAGCGTCTTCGAGGTGGGCCTGTTGTCGGCCCCCGTGGCTGGCCCCACGGCTTCTCCGACGGCGACGCCCCTTCCCTCACCAGCCCCCAGCGTCACACCGGTAGCAAGCCCGAGCCCGACCGCCTCGGTCCAGCCATCGCCCACGCCGACCTTGGCAGGGACGTGGCGCCGGGATTTCGAAACGGACCCGCTCGGGAGTGACCCGGTCGACTTCATCGATCCTCGGCAGGAGGGTTATCGCTACGACTGGATGCCCGAGGTGCCCTGGCGCGTGACCGCCGTCGGAAACAGCAAGCAGTACCTGCACGATGGCCTAGCCAACAAGGCCTTTCTGAGCTTCCGTCGCTGGCGCGGGAATGCCCTGGGGCAGGCGGACGGTCGGCTGCCCGACCGCTACTTCACCGAGCTGGATGTCACGCCCCTGCGCAGTTACACCTACAGTCCGACGGGGGACCAGGGCACCCAGGTCTATTATCTCGACCCCCTTCGCTACGCCGAGGTGCTGATCAAACCTTCCCTGTTCGAGGTCTGGATTGCGGATGGAGCCGCCCCGTTTCAATCGCGCGGCTGGTCTCGTCTCTTCTATGCACCCTTGGTCACCGCCGCCGGGCAACGCCGCAAGTTGGGCGCCCTGGTGGATGCGACGGCCGGTCGCCTGCAGGTGTTCGTCGACGGGAATCCGCTGGCCACCGTCAGCCACCCCCTGATCAGCACGCAGCCTCATTATTTTGCGCTGCGTGGGGCGGGCAACCAGGTGGTTCATGACAACATCCTGATCCAGCCGCGCTGAGAGGCCTCCGTGATCAGGCGTTGGCCTGCCGGATGAAGGTTCGGTTGCCCCCCTCGCTGCGGGCGTGGAAGGCCGCTGCATCGGCACACGCGAGCAACTGTTCAGCGTCTTCCACCCCGGGGCCCGGGTAGGTTGTCAGGCCGACCGAGATGGTCAGTCCGGAGAGGGTTGAGGGCCCCTCGAAGTGGGACGCGACCCGCAGACGAAAGCGTTCGGCGAAGGTCTGGGCCCCGTCCAGGTCCGTCTCGGGCAACAGCATGACCAGTTCGTGGCGACCCCAACGGGCGGGGACATCGTACTGACGACAAGCGTCCTTGAGTTGCTGGGCGACCTCCGCGAGGCCGCTCGGCTCGGGTTGGTCCAGCGCGATCATCAGGCAACTCAACTCGGTGCCGAAGCGATCCGCACGCGCCACCTCCTCGGACAGGCGCCCGAGAAAGTAGCGATAGCTGAACAGATCGCTATCAGGGTCGCGCATCCCAACCTCGCGAAGGCGTGTCTCGGCTGTTTCGAGCTGGCGGGTGAGTCGCTGCACCGTCTCGAGCAGTTCAGGCAGCGAGGCGGGGGCATTCAGTTCGGCGGCGGAGACGGGTTCGTTCATCGGGGACGAAGGCCTTCAAGGGGGGAGGGGACGTCCCCATTTTACCCCTCGGAACGCAGCATCTGAACGAAGAGCAGTTCAAGGCGGAGGCCGTGAGCATCGGTTGGCCAGGCCCCGCGCTTGATCTCGAGGTCCACCTGGTGCAGGCGTTCCAGCGCCTCTCGCAACTGGTGGCTGCGCCAGCCACGCAGGGCCTCGAGGTCCTTGCGCAATTTGAATTCCGAACGGGCACCGGTCGCACGGGCGATCGCCGCCAGGGCCTGGCCCTGCTCCTGGAGCGCTTTCGGGCGCACCCAACCGCGCACGATGGTGGTGACGGCGGCCAGTACCTTCAAGGGGTGGTCGCTCTCCAGAAGCCTCTGCAGGGCGAGCAGGGTGCCGGGCAGATCGCGCCGCGCCAGCGCATCCGTCAGGGCAAACACCTGTAGATCGCCGTGGGGAACCAGTCGTCGTACGGTGTCGAGGGTGATCGTGGCACCCTCGTCGACGGCGACCACCAGCTTGTCCAGTTCGTGACCCAGGCGACGGCGGTCGCCGCCCGTGGCCTCCAGCAGGGCTGCCTGGGCATCCGGCGTCATCTTTCGGCGCTGGGCGCGCAGCTGTTCCTGAACCCAAGGTCCCAAGCGCTCCGCCACCTGCCAGGGTTTGATCTCAGCAAATTCCCGAACGTCGCCAGCCGCCAGGAGGCCCTTCACGAGTTTCAGGCGCGCATCCACCCGGAGGCTGTTGAAGACCAGGTGATTGCCCGCAGGAACCGCCAGCGGTCGGGTCAGCAGCAGGGCTTCGAGGGCTTCAACGCCAGGGTCTTCGACCTTGCCGACCAGGTACTCGGCATCCTGCACCAGGACCACGCGACCGCCCAAACCGAACGGCGGCGTTTGCAGGGCCGACAAGGCCTGCGCCGCCGAGGCGTCAGGGCCGAGTTGCGTCAGGTTGAAGGTTCGCCAGTCGGCGGAAAGCACGGCCTGCTCCAGTTGTTTGCAGGCGGTCACGCGCGCGAATTCGTCGGCCCCGTGGTACAGGTGAACTTGCGCGGTGGGAGCGGCCATCGGCCGGATCAGTGCGCGGCGGCCACTGGGGCCGTTTGGGTGCCCCCGAAGCGCCGTTCGCGCGCCTGGAAACTCAGCAGGGCGTCCAAAAACTGCGGTTGCCGGAATTCAGGCCACAACACGTCCGTCAGGTACAGTTCCGTGTAGGCCAGTTGCCAGAGCAGGAAATTGCTCAGGCGCGCTTCGCCGCTGGTGCGAATCAGCAGGTCCGGGTCGGGCTGTCCGTCGGTGCACAGACAAGCCGACAGCAAGGACTCATCAATTGCCTCCGGCGCCAGCGTGCCGGCTTGCACCCTGGTCGCCAGCTGGCGCGCCGCCTCGACGATCTCCCAGCGACCGCCGTAGTTGGCCGCAATGTTGAGGTTGACGTGGCTGTTGCCGGCCGTCTTGGCTTCGGCCATGCGAATCAGCGATTGCAGCGAGGCGGGCAAGCCCGGGACGTCCCCGATGAAGCGCAGACGTACGCCATTCCGGTCCAGGTCCGCCAGTTCCCGTTGAATCACCTCTTCGAACAGTGACATCAAAAAGGTCACCTCTTCATCGGAGCGGCGCCAGTTCTCGGTCGAGAAGGCGTACAGCGTCAGATGCTGGATGCCCAGTTCGCGACACAGGCGTACCAGGATACGGACCGTCTCGACCCCGGCGCGGTGTCCCTGGAAACCACCCAGGAGTTTGCGCTTGGCCCAGCGGCGATTGCCGTCCATGATCACCGCGACGTGTCGCGGGAGACGGTCGCGATCCAGGCCAGGCCAGGCATGCTTGGTTGAGGGTGTGGACATGGCGGGACTGAGACCTTTAAACGGCCTGGCGAAGCGGCGGGCCGACACGCGAGGGGGCCAGCGAGGCGGACTCGCCTCGGATTCAGGGGGGACCTGAAGCCTGTCGCACGACTCTGACCTGGCTGACGCTGGTGCCCAGAACCTTGAGACCTTGCGGCGGAACGACAGATAACGGTATCAGGTCACCCTCTGTATGTCCAGTCAAATCGGCCGTGACGGACAGTTCATTGGGGACCATTTGATGGACCAGATTGCCGGGCCCCTCGAGGCGAACTTCCACCCGCGAGGGCGACACATGGAGGCCCTGGTCGGCATTGGCCATTTCAATCGGGGCAAACAGGGTGCGCTGCGCCAGGGCGTGGTTGCCGGTCCGGACGAACAGCCAGAGCACGACGGCCATCAGGATGGCAATGAGCAGGAAAGGCCAGTTGCTCTGCGGCGATGTGCCGTCAGTTGGTGGGGGAGAGTTCGTCTGTGGCATGCGGTTTGCGCGCGAAGAACAGGGTCGTCAGCGGTTGGGTGTGGTTCGGACGGCGGGTCAGCGCAAAGGCGGAGGTCAACAGGTCCTTCAGGGCCTCTTCCGTCAGATGGCGCTTCAGCTGGCCTCCCGTGGCCACCGAGACGGTGCCGGTTTCTTCCGAGACCACGATGGCGATCGCATCCGAAGTCTCCGTCAAACCAATGGCCGCGCGGTGGCGCGTCCCTACCTGGCGTTTGCCGGCAGGGCCCGAACGGCGCAGGCCCTCCGACAGGGGCAGGACGGCCCCGGCCGCCGCGATGCGATCGCCCTGGATGATCACGGCGCCGTCGTGCAAGGGGGTATTGGGAACGAAAATCGTGCTGAGCAGGTCGGTCGTCACCATCGCATCCAGCGGCGTACCCGTCTCGATGAATTCGGTCAGGCCCGTCGTCCGTTCGAGGATGATCAGGGCCCCGATCTTCTGGCGGGACAGATACCGCACCGCGCCCTGAATCTCGTCGAGCACCTTGGGGGCGCTGGCGCTGCGCCGCTGAAACAGATCCCCTCCCCGGAAGATTTCACCCTGTCCGATGTGGGCCAGCGCCCGCCGCAGTTCGGGTTGAAACACGACGGGAATGGCGACGATGATCATGGTCGCCATGCTCTGCACCAGCCAGGTGATCGTGTTCAGTTCCAGCGCGTGGCTGACCAGATAGGCCAGCAGCAGCAGCAGCATCCCTCTCAGCAACTGGACGGCGCGCGTGCCTTTGATGAGCAGGAAGAAACGGTACAGGACGAAACTGACCAGCAGGATATCGAGCAAATCCTGCCAGCGGATGCCGGTCAAAAATCGGGTGAGCTCCGGCGTCACGCGGATGTCCCCCTGAGGCGGGCCGGGAGCCGATCCAGGCGCACCAGGTCATCCAGGCTTTCCCGCGCGGCAATCAGGTCCGCGCGGCCGTCCGATACGAGCAGCACAGCGGGACGCCCGACCCGATTGTACTGGCTGGCCATGGCGTAGGTGTATGCCCCGGTCCCATACACGGCCAGCAGGTCGCCTGCCACCAGGGGCGGCAGGTCCACGTCGCTCAGCAAGATGTCGCCACTTTCACAATAGCGTCCCGCAATCGTCACCCGCTCGCCTCCCGGTCGAGCTGTGCCGGCCGGCTCGGCTGTATAGCGGGCGCCATAGGTGATCGGTCGAGGGTTGTCTCCCATGCCCCCGTCGACGGCCACGTAGGTCCGGATCCCCGGCACTTCCTTGCGCGCACCCACCCGATAGAGCGTGACGCCCGCGCTGCCTACGATCGACCGGCCGGGCTCCAGCACCAGCCGGGGAGGGGGATAGTCTGCCCGCGCACAAGCGTCCAGGACCGCCCGACAGAGTCGCTCCACCACCGCCGCGATTGCGGGGGGGCCATCCGCGTCGGTGTAGACGATCCCGAGCCCGCCCCCCAGGTCCAGTTCGGTGGCGGTCAGCCCGTGGCGTTCACGAATCTCCACCAGCAACCCGACCATCACCTCTGCGGTGGTGTCGAAGGCCTGAGCATCAAAAATTTGGGAACCGATGTGGGCTTGCAGCCCAAGCCACGCCACGTGCGTTTGACCCTTGAGCCATTCGAGGGCGGTGTCGAGCTGACCGCTCTTGAGGTCGAGTCCGAATTTGGAATCCTCCTGGCCCGTCCGGATGAATTCGTGCGTATGGGCCTCGATGCCTGGCGCCACCCGCAGCAACACCCGGGTGGTGCAGTCGGTTTCGTGGGCCAGCGCGATCAGCGTCTGGAGTTCGTCCAGATTGTCGACATTGATGCGTCCCACCTGACCCTGCAGCGCACTCCGCAACTCCTCGCGGGTCTTGTTGTTGCCCTGCAGCACGCACGCGGCGGCCGGCACCCCGGCCGTCAGGGCGGTATGGAGCTCGCCCGCCGACACCACATCCAGGCCCAGTCCCTCCTGGTGGACCAGGGCGTGAATCGCTTGCAAGGCCAGGGCCTTGCTGGCATAAAGGACGCGTCCGCCCGGGGGGTAATGGGCGGCCAGGGCCGTCGTGTAGGCCCGGCACGCCTCGCGCAGGGTTTGCTCATCCAGGACCAGCAGAGGCGTGCCGTGAGCGGCCGCCAGGTCTTCCGCCCGGCAACCGCCCAGCAGCAACTCACCGGCCGCGGAGCGCTGGGCGGAGAGCGGGCGAAGTTGCGTGTTGGGGGCGGTGCACGGGGAGGCCATCATGTCGCGATTCCGGCTGGACCAGCTACGTCGAGGGTGAGCCTGCGTCGCGATGTTCGTCATGGGGCGGTGGCCACGCGCGCGCGTATCGTGAGCGAGGG
This sequence is a window from Candidatus Sericytochromatia bacterium. Protein-coding genes within it:
- a CDS encoding Mrp/NBP35 family ATP-binding protein; this encodes MPTVEDILALLRDIEVPDLGHDLVSLGMVQDLKIMHGIVTFTVTIKPGATALQGRLDAPLKQAVRAIEGVNDVAIHWLVTPEKPATSARPAGKGAPPGGPAALPPGVKTVIAVGSGKGGVGKSTVTVNLALALAATGARVGVLDADIYGPSVPYLLGVPEQKPTVRNDKLVPIEAFGLKVMSMGFLLPDPDEPVVWRGPMLAGAMRQFFQDVDWGELDHLVVDLPPGTGDVPLSLVQLVPVNGAVIVLTPQPIAAAIGTKTLRMLEAAHTPILGVVENMSHFVCEHCGSETDIFTRGGGRTVAEHAGVALLGEIPLDPVIRASGDAGCPVVVAAPTSPQAVAFHQLARAVQERLLATAASATRP
- a CDS encoding discoidin domain-containing protein; this encodes MHRFFAGCLTGVLVLVAGCRSAAVLPTPPAARLAIAPEASASETRWETRFEVDPLHGAAFEQGQPLVGAPPGAPPLIAPLDVSHDLPSGKTRVTWQLTHAASRPGHLQVSLSAEGLPGGGQVAWRLLPGESRELVGEFENPGAGGFQVRMKLTVGWPATAPQARYAVRQTSAWRASASGSYGALVPARSIDGDAATQWAHDGYRAPSAWLAIDLGQRIALPGLRLKIPPFTGAATYRIETSDDAQSWQTVVSGLRNLTWQSESRAFPSGTWARHVRLVFTNDVAAPENRFSVFEVGLLSAPVAGPTASPTATPLPSPAPSVTPVASPSPTASVQPSPTPTLAGTWRRDFETDPLGSDPVDFIDPRQEGYRYDWMPEVPWRVTAVGNSKQYLHDGLANKAFLSFRRWRGNALGQADGRLPDRYFTELDVTPLRSYTYSPTGDQGTQVYYLDPLRYAEVLIKPSLFEVWIADGAAPFQSRGWSRLFYAPLVTAAGQRRKLGALVDATAGRLQVFVDGNPLATVSHPLISTQPHYFALRGAGNQVVHDNILIQPR
- a CDS encoding GGDEF domain-containing protein, giving the protein MNEPVSAAELNAPASLPELLETVQRLTRQLETAETRLREVGMRDPDSDLFSYRYFLGRLSEEVARADRFGTELSCLMIALDQPEPSGLAEVAQQLKDACRQYDVPARWGRHELVMLLPETDLDGAQTFAERFRLRVASHFEGPSTLSGLTISVGLTTYPGPGVEDAEQLLACADAAAFHARSEGGNRTFIRQANA
- the holA gene encoding DNA polymerase III subunit delta; amino-acid sequence: MAAPTAQVHLYHGADEFARVTACKQLEQAVLSADWRTFNLTQLGPDASAAQALSALQTPPFGLGGRVVLVQDAEYLVGKVEDPGVEALEALLLTRPLAVPAGNHLVFNSLRVDARLKLVKGLLAAGDVREFAEIKPWQVAERLGPWVQEQLRAQRRKMTPDAQAALLEATGGDRRRLGHELDKLVVAVDEGATITLDTVRRLVPHGDLQVFALTDALARRDLPGTLLALQRLLESDHPLKVLAAVTTIVRGWVRPKALQEQGQALAAIARATGARSEFKLRKDLEALRGWRSHQLREALERLHQVDLEIKRGAWPTDAHGLRLELLFVQMLRSEG
- a CDS encoding isoprenyl transferase, with the protein product MSTPSTKHAWPGLDRDRLPRHVAVIMDGNRRWAKRKLLGGFQGHRAGVETVRILVRLCRELGIQHLTLYAFSTENWRRSDEEVTFLMSLFEEVIQRELADLDRNGVRLRFIGDVPGLPASLQSLIRMAEAKTAGNSHVNLNIAANYGGRWEIVEAARQLATRVQAGTLAPEAIDESLLSACLCTDGQPDPDLLIRTSGEARLSNFLLWQLAYTELYLTDVLWPEFRQPQFLDALLSFQARERRFGGTQTAPVAAAH
- the cdaA gene encoding diadenylate cyclase CdaA — its product is MTPELTRFLTGIRWQDLLDILLVSFVLYRFFLLIKGTRAVQLLRGMLLLLLAYLVSHALELNTITWLVQSMATMIIVAIPVVFQPELRRALAHIGQGEIFRGGDLFQRRSASAPKVLDEIQGAVRYLSRQKIGALIILERTTGLTEFIETGTPLDAMVTTDLLSTIFVPNTPLHDGAVIIQGDRIAAAGAVLPLSEGLRRSGPAGKRQVGTRHRAAIGLTETSDAIAIVVSEETGTVSVATGGQLKRHLTEEALKDLLTSAFALTRRPNHTQPLTTLFFARKPHATDELSPTN
- the lysA gene encoding diaminopimelate decarboxylase; the protein is MMASPCTAPNTQLRPLSAQRSAAGELLLGGCRAEDLAAAHGTPLLVLDEQTLREACRAYTTALAAHYPPGGRVLYASKALALQAIHALVHQEGLGLDVVSAGELHTALTAGVPAAACVLQGNNKTREELRSALQGQVGRINVDNLDELQTLIALAHETDCTTRVLLRVAPGIEAHTHEFIRTGQEDSKFGLDLKSGQLDTALEWLKGQTHVAWLGLQAHIGSQIFDAQAFDTTAEVMVGLLVEIRERHGLTATELDLGGGLGIVYTDADGPPAIAAVVERLCRAVLDACARADYPPPRLVLEPGRSIVGSAGVTLYRVGARKEVPGIRTYVAVDGGMGDNPRPITYGARYTAEPAGTARPGGERVTIAGRYCESGDILLSDVDLPPLVAGDLLAVYGTGAYTYAMASQYNRVGRPAVLLVSDGRADLIAARESLDDLVRLDRLPARLRGTSA